The proteins below are encoded in one region of Clostridia bacterium:
- a CDS encoding phosphoglycerate kinase — translation MSKLSIRDLPLNNHRIFMRVDFNVPLDNGRVTDDTRIRETLPTIEYALRHGAKVILASHLGRPKGKPNPQMSLKPAAERLRILLDEKIGRGQNVGFSPDCIGMQAEEMAGKLERGQTLLLENLRFHPEEEANDEEFAKQLATLADYYVNDAFGSAHRAHASTEGITHHVAKSAAGLLMEKELEYLGKAMQHPERSFIAILGGAKVSDKIGVIRNLLGKVDALIIGGGMAYTFLKAQGQEIGKSLLETDKLDLATELLSEAKQRNVRILLPVDHVVADKVSADAHPRAIGKGEAIPSDMMALDIGPESAALFANEIAQARTIVWNGPMGVFELDLFAAGTTRIAHAVADNGTATSIVGGGDSVAAVHKAGVADRITHISTGGGASLEFLEGKRLPGVEALTDKK, via the coding sequence ATGTCGAAGCTATCCATTCGTGACCTGCCATTAAACAATCACCGCATTTTCATGCGTGTTGACTTCAACGTTCCGCTTGATAACGGACGCGTGACGGACGACACTCGCATACGCGAAACGCTGCCTACAATCGAATACGCCCTGCGCCACGGCGCAAAGGTCATCCTCGCTTCACACCTCGGACGCCCCAAGGGCAAGCCGAATCCACAGATGAGCCTGAAACCCGCCGCCGAACGCCTTCGCATCCTGCTCGATGAAAAGATCGGACGAGGACAGAACGTCGGATTTTCTCCCGACTGCATCGGCATGCAGGCGGAAGAGATGGCCGGTAAACTCGAGCGCGGACAGACGCTGCTGCTCGAGAACTTGCGCTTTCATCCCGAAGAAGAAGCGAACGACGAGGAGTTTGCAAAGCAGCTTGCAACGCTCGCCGATTATTACGTGAATGACGCGTTCGGCTCCGCGCACCGCGCGCACGCATCGACCGAAGGCATTACACACCACGTCGCGAAGTCTGCGGCCGGATTGCTAATGGAAAAGGAACTTGAGTATCTCGGCAAGGCGATGCAGCATCCCGAGAGGTCATTCATCGCAATCCTGGGCGGAGCCAAGGTCAGCGATAAGATTGGTGTCATCCGCAACCTGCTCGGCAAAGTCGATGCGCTCATTATCGGCGGCGGCATGGCTTATACGTTCCTCAAGGCACAGGGCCAGGAGATCGGTAAATCACTCCTAGAAACCGACAAACTGGACTTGGCGACGGAACTCTTGAGCGAGGCCAAGCAGCGTAACGTTCGTATTCTTCTGCCGGTAGATCACGTGGTCGCCGATAAAGTATCTGCCGACGCGCATCCCCGCGCAATCGGTAAGGGCGAAGCGATTCCATCTGACATGATGGCGCTCGACATCGGCCCGGAGAGTGCTGCACTCTTTGCCAACGAGATAGCCCAGGCACGCACAATCGTGTGGAACGGGCCGATGGGAGTCTTCGAACTGGATCTGTTTGCGGCTGGAACCACTAGGATCGCGCATGCGGTCGCGGACAACGGTACAGCCACTTCGATTGTCGGTGGTGGAGACAGTGTCGCGGCCGTCCACAAGGCAGGAGTCGCGGACCGCATCACGCACATCTCGACCGGTGGAGGAGCTTCGCTGGAGTTCCTGGAAGGCAAGCGACTGCCCGGCGTGGAAGCATTGACGGACAAGAAGTAG
- the tpiA gene encoding triose-phosphate isomerase produces MKRKKIIAANWKMYKTPDESREFMKAFIPLVKGHDRDEIVICPPYVDIAVVVEAARGTNIKVGGQNMFWEKEGAFTGEISGAMLVGAGCEFVILGHSERRQYFGETDDTVNRRTEVALEAGLAPILCVGEVIEEREAGLTEEVLQRQCSRGFRGISARKAAKLSVAYEPVWAIGTGKTATAEMAEDAHAVIRHEAEKAFGREFAENMRILYGGSVKPENVNSLMQQSNIDGALVGGASLKPDSFSAIIKW; encoded by the coding sequence ATGAAACGCAAAAAGATCATCGCCGCCAATTGGAAAATGTACAAGACTCCGGACGAGTCCCGCGAATTCATGAAGGCATTCATTCCACTTGTCAAGGGACATGACCGCGATGAGATTGTCATCTGCCCTCCGTATGTCGACATCGCTGTGGTGGTCGAGGCGGCACGCGGAACAAATATTAAGGTTGGCGGACAGAACATGTTTTGGGAGAAGGAAGGTGCGTTCACGGGTGAAATCTCGGGTGCGATGCTCGTGGGCGCAGGCTGCGAGTTTGTCATCCTTGGTCACTCAGAACGGCGTCAGTACTTCGGCGAAACTGACGATACGGTGAACCGCCGGACAGAAGTTGCGCTCGAGGCTGGACTTGCCCCGATTCTTTGCGTAGGCGAAGTGATCGAGGAGCGAGAGGCAGGACTGACGGAAGAAGTTTTGCAGCGCCAGTGTTCACGCGGGTTCCGGGGAATTTCTGCACGAAAAGCCGCGAAGTTGAGCGTGGCGTACGAACCCGTGTGGGCCATCGGTACCGGCAAAACAGCAACCGCGGAGATGGCGGAAGATGCTCATGCCGTCATTCGGCACGAAGCAGAAAAGGCGTTCGGCCGGGAGTTTGCCGAAAACATGCGCATTCTCTATGGCGGCAGCGTGAAACCCGAGAATGTAAATTCGCTCATGCAGCAGTCGAACATCGACGGCGCTTTGGTGGGCGGCGCTAGTCTGAAGCCGGATTCTTTTTCGGCAATCATAAAGTGGTAG
- a CDS encoding MBL fold metallo-hydrolase, which produces MIHEIFPVGRLQCNCSVVGDEATREAIVIDPGDNVEGVIAVLRKHSLNVRQIVITHAHIDHIGGAGKLKRLTGAPVLLNQNDYALLKMLDVQAGWIGMRAPEKVEIDGSLASGDKVQAGSLEGKVIHTPGHTEGSVCVYFEAEKKMIAGDTLFAHSIGRTDLPGGSYEKLIRSLHDKILALPDDTVVIPGHGPLTTIGEERETNPFLQK; this is translated from the coding sequence ATGATTCATGAGATTTTTCCCGTCGGTCGTTTGCAATGCAACTGCTCTGTCGTTGGCGACGAGGCGACACGCGAGGCCATTGTGATCGATCCCGGCGACAACGTAGAGGGCGTCATCGCCGTACTGCGCAAACATTCGCTCAATGTGCGACAGATCGTCATTACACACGCGCACATAGACCATATCGGCGGCGCCGGCAAACTCAAGCGACTGACCGGCGCGCCCGTTCTTCTCAACCAGAACGACTACGCGTTGCTCAAGATGCTGGATGTGCAAGCCGGATGGATCGGAATGAGAGCACCTGAGAAGGTAGAGATTGACGGCTCACTGGCCAGTGGCGATAAGGTGCAGGCTGGTTCGCTGGAGGGTAAGGTCATACACACTCCGGGACACACCGAGGGCTCAGTGTGCGTTTACTTCGAGGCGGAGAAGAAGATGATTGCCGGAGATACACTCTTTGCCCACAGCATCGGACGCACCGATCTTCCAGGCGGTTCGTACGAGAAGCTGATCCGTTCTTTGCACGACAAGATTCTCGCGCTGCCCGATGACACCGTAGTAATCCCCGGGCATGGGCCGCTGACGACCATTGGCGAAGAGCGCGAGACGAATCCATTTCTGCAAAAGTAA
- the secG gene encoding preprotein translocase subunit SecG: MFILITIIHVVVCLFLIAVVLLQSGKSADIAAAFGGMGSQTAFGPRSAANALTKATTWAAVIFMLTSFTLAIVATRNTGTSSSGSVLGNTKSAPVTNAPAPSQQTPAPEPQPMTPSR, encoded by the coding sequence ATGTTCATCCTGATTACCATCATCCACGTGGTTGTTTGCCTGTTCCTTATCGCCGTGGTGCTGCTCCAGAGCGGCAAGAGCGCCGACATTGCCGCAGCTTTCGGTGGCATGGGTAGCCAGACGGCATTTGGTCCGCGTTCGGCAGCCAATGCGCTTACGAAGGCAACAACGTGGGCTGCGGTCATCTTCATGCTGACATCGTTTACGCTGGCCATCGTTGCAACGCGCAACACTGGAACAAGCAGCAGTGGCTCCGTGCTCGGAAACACGAAGTCGGCCCCGGTTACGAATGCTCCGGCGCCGTCTCAGCAGACACCTGCTCCCGAGCCGCAGCCGATGACGCCCTCACGTTAG